From the genome of bacterium, one region includes:
- the purE gene encoding 5-(carboxyamino)imidazole ribonucleotide mutase has translation MSEPLVGIIMGSDSDWPTMAKASEVLDTFSIPYEARVVSAHRTPDLLREYAVSAEERGLQILIAGAGGAAHLPGMTAAQTNLPVLGVPVQSRALSGLDSLLSIVQMPGGVPVGTLSIGESGARNAGLLAVRILSNHDANLRKQLAEFHAKEDARVRAITLQDVK, from the coding sequence ATGTCTGAGCCGTTGGTAGGCATTATTATGGGGAGCGACTCTGATTGGCCAACCATGGCGAAAGCCAGTGAGGTGCTTGATACATTCTCTATCCCTTATGAAGCGAGGGTAGTCTCTGCTCACCGTACTCCAGATCTGTTACGCGAGTATGCGGTAAGTGCTGAAGAGAGAGGTCTTCAGATTTTGATTGCAGGAGCCGGCGGAGCAGCGCATCTTCCTGGGATGACAGCGGCGCAAACGAATCTTCCAGTGCTTGGTGTTCCAGTGCAATCCCGAGCGTTGAGCGGTCTCGATTCTCTTCTTTCAATCGTGCAGATGCCAGGTGGGGTGCCGGTTGGTACGCTCTCAATCGGAGAATCAGGAGCGCGTAATGCTGGATTGCTGGCGGTTCGGATTCTCAGTAATCATGATGCAAATCTTCGGAAGCAGCTCGCGGAATTTCATGCGAAAGAAGATGCTCGTGTCAGGGCAATCACTCTTCAGGACGTCAAATGA